A DNA window from Euwallacea fornicatus isolate EFF26 chromosome 17, ASM4011564v1, whole genome shotgun sequence contains the following coding sequences:
- the LOC136344440 gene encoding RING finger and SPRY domain-containing protein 1-like, translating into MGMCWCKKKNEEGTTVALRRVEVQEPYIRGHLSHSPPSPAPQMQRTPSKVEAKSQSDVSLVDKLILDTLGIIETLVDNEQEPPSAMLHLHNIADNEEGWIQVVNSMIKVIPLADPLGPSVITLLLDDCPLPSKESIIKVVNMFVLSRETALSERDNPARQRNVCVALGSIAEKLAGPRNIEILNGGVIDYLLTNLEPETNPNVILFSLIALEKFAQSSQNKKSILSKLKKMSPSPIHKLEKWKSEAHYVKRQAGFCAQWILDNIFITEDRNYSYLSINMEHINAMLNTSDVSEYLKISPDGLEARSDAYSFESVRCTSQADAGIWYYEVLIITPGVMQIGWATKNSNFLNHEGYGIGDDRYSLSYDGCRRLIWYNAKSDPQKLPRWQPGDVLGCLLDLHNQQIIFSVNGVSLPPSVHVFSMAKSGFFAAASFMSFQQCRFNFGAEPFRHAPRVEFNTFNDCGVLRAEEKVVLPRHIFLRQLRQQNIREDSCTLCYDQKATIRLLPCRHSGFCASCANMLTECPMCRAPFSQILVEDFRKGDIEQ; encoded by the exons ATGGGTATGTGCTGGTGCAAAAAGAAGAACGAGGAGGGTACCACAGTGGCACTACGTAGGGTGGAGGTGCAAGAGCCATACATTCGAGGGCATCTTTCTCATTCTCCTCCATCACCAGCCCCACAGATGCAGAGGACTCCCAGTAAAGTTGAGGCCAAATCACAGAGTGATGTTTCATTAGTTGACAAGCTAATCTTAGATACCTTAGGAATTATTGAGACTTTAGTGGACAA TGAGCAGGAACCGCCAAGTGCTATGCTGCACCTGCATAACATTGCTGACAATGAGGAAGGTTGGATCCAAGTAGTCAATTCTATGATCAAAGTTATACCTTTAGCAGACCCACTAGGCCCTTCGGTTATTACTTTGCTTTTAGATGATTGCCCTCTGCCTTCCAAAGAGTCCATTATAAAG GTGGTGAACATGTTTGTTCTTTCAAGGGAGACAGCTTTAAGTGAAAGAGACAATCCTGCCAGGCAAAGGAACGTTTGCGTAGCACTTGGTAGTATTGCTGAAAAGTTAGCTGGTCCTAGGAATATAGAGATTTTAAATGGTGGTGTTATAGATTatcttttaacaaatttg GAACCAGAGACTAATCCCaatgtgattttattttcgttaatagCGCTGGAAAAGTTTGCGCAATCtagtcaaaacaaaaaatcgattttgagtaagctaaaaaaaatgagtCCCTCTCCAATTCACAAACTAGAAAAGTGGAAAAGCGAGGCGCATTATGTGAAACGACAGGCGGGTTTCTGCGCCCAATGGATTTTAGATAACATTT TTATAACTGAGGACCGAAATTACTCCTATTTGTCAATAAACATGGAACACATAAATGCAATGCTCAACACCAGCGATGTCAGTGAATATTTGAAGATCTCCCCTGATGGCCTTGAGGCACGGAGTGATGCGTATAGTTTTGAAAGTGTGAGATGTACCTCCCAAGCTGATGCTGGCATTTGGTACTATGAGGTACTGATTATAACGCCTGGTGTAATGCAAATCGGATGGGCGACTAAGAACAGCAACTTTCTAAACCAC GAAGGGTATGGTATAGGCGATGACCGATATTCATTGTCATATGACGGCTGTCGGAGACTGATTTGGTACAACGCAAAGTCCGACCCCCAGAAGCTGCCCCGGTGGCAGCCTGGCGACGTCCTGGGATGTCTTCTAGACCTTCACAATcagcaaataatattttcagtgaACGGAGTGAGTCTACCACCGAGTGTTCATGTCTTCAGTATGGCTAA GTCAGGTTTCTTTGCCGCAGCCTCTTTTATGTCCTTCCAGCAGTGCAGGTTCAATTTCGGGGCGGAACCTTTCAGGCACGCTCCCAGAGTGGAATTCAATACTTTCAATGATTGCGGAGTGTTGAGGGCCGAGGAGAAAGTGGTACTGCCAAGGCACATTTTCTTGAGGCAGTTGAGGCAACAGAATATTAGAGAGGACAGTTGCACGCTATGTTACGACCAGAAAGCCACCATACGGCTTTTGCCCTGCAGGCATTC AGGCTTCTGTGCTTCTTGTGCCAACATGCTAACCGAGTGCCCCATGTGCCGTGCCCCTTTCAGCCAGATCTTAGTCGAAGATTTCCGCAAAGGTGACATCGAGCAGTGA